The stretch of DNA TGCACTGCTCCGGAATTCAAATCTAGTCTGACTTTACACTGAAAAAAAGATTTACAGAAACCTTGTATGGAGTTAACTGAACCAAATTTCAAGCTGAGACTAGTTCACTGAAACCTGGACACTTTGAAAGGTTTGCACATGATCTTGGGACACTGGGTGGCCGGTACTTGTTTGTGATCAGAAATGATCCCCGAGAAGAAGTTAAAGCAAGATCATTAAGAATTTAATCTAGCACTTCCTTGATTTAGTTCAGATATGATGACACTGCAGAATCCTTTAGGAAAAAAACAGAGCACTTGATCTGCTTTTGCTTAACTTCACAAGGAAGATATAGCTGCATCACAACAACCAGTACCTAGGATATTTTACTAGTACCAGGAAATAAAGCCTCTATTTAAACTGGGATTCAACTCTCCGAACCAAATTTAGACCAGAACTATTAGTGGTGATAGGAGATGACCACAGAGGCTTTATGTCAAATATCTCAATTCAAAAAGGGAAAACCATGACTTGTTGCACTATTAGGGCCTGATGTGCAGATGCCCAAAAAACAAACATACATGACCACAAACATCTTTCAGAGTATTTTGTCAGGTTGTTGTAACATAGCTAGTTCAGATCAAAACATCTCACATTCATTAAAATTCAGTAGATCTTCAGTGTTATAAGCATGATTCAGCTTCATACATGCTGATACACAAATTTGCAGTTCAAACTTAATTTCATTTTCATCATATACTGGTAGGAAGAACAGTAGAAAGAAGAGCTTTCTCAGAACATTACCCTTGTCCCAGCCTGCTTGTAGTTTGTTGACAGCAAGTCTTGGGCGACAGAGTTCGGCCGAGCAGGCGAGCAGCACCGGGATTGGTCGGAGCAAAGGGCCAGAGccggcgcggcgggcggcggcccCCGGCTGGAGCAGGCGCGGAGCAGCACGTCCCTGGCGACCAGGCAGAGGGCCAGGGACGGCCGAGGAGCGCCGGAGCAGAGGGGCTAGGCGCAGTCCTTGCGGAGGGCATTCACCGGCGGCGGACGTGGTGTACTGGAAGGACCAGTTGCAGGGGGCAGGAGATGGGGTTGG from Triticum urartu cultivar G1812 chromosome 3, Tu2.1, whole genome shotgun sequence encodes:
- the LOC125548485 gene encoding uncharacterized protein LOC125548485; the protein is MPSARTAPSPSAPALLGRPWPSAWSPGTCCSAPAPAGGRRPPRRLWPFAPTNPGAARLLGRTLSPKTCCQQTTSRLGQGTIGFFKKVEDAVHPVSPSPEGRRRRPLLFSHCTIVQHLKADIAWSSCSRFQIQR